A genomic region of Alistipes megaguti contains the following coding sequences:
- a CDS encoding S46 family peptidase gives MKKFLLLAAAVGMTLSAAADEGMWLLPYLQKMNIKQMKERGCKLSAEEIYSIDHSSLKDAVVIFGGGCTGEIVSPEGLLFTNHHCGYSSIQSLSSVEHDYLKYGFWAMSRQEELPAPGLEVRFIRKISDVTPEVMGNVPSIASQEEYQRLTRENIRAVKERLRKENPGMEVAVESFFGGNQFFAFVMEVYTDVRLVGTPPSSIGKFGGDTDNWMWPRHTGDFSIFRVYAGKDNRPADYSPENVPYKAEKFLKVSLDGYDEGDFAMIMGFPGSTERYATSYEIDNLLRVENPQRIFIRGERQAILWQDMLSSDAIRIQYASKYARSSNYWKNSIGMSRGIEKLDVKARKEAQEASFQAWAEKNTLPEEGYTDALSKIRLAVEKMSPIGAARQYLSEAFLASVELLSPARHFIGSMRTMEVKKELGNTDELKSELADWYKDYSPSTDRKVAKRMLRIARENMKVLPSFYAEIVDKEFGGDIDAYVDDLYDRSVFASEERLMDLIDHYDPEKVAADPAVALSKSVMGLFAKLSDELKEPQTLYKEGHRKYIAGLMLQNPGKAWASDANFTIRLTYGRVLPYSPADGIEYNYYTTLKGVMEKEDPKNPQEFYVPEKLKELYAARDFGRYANRKGELPVAFLADCDITGGNSGSPVLNDRGALIGLAFDGNWEAMSGDVAFEPALQRTISVDIRYVLFIVDKFAGAGWLLDELQFE, from the coding sequence ATGAAAAAATTCCTGTTACTCGCAGCGGCCGTGGGGATGACCCTCTCCGCCGCTGCCGATGAAGGCATGTGGCTGCTGCCCTACCTTCAGAAGATGAACATCAAGCAGATGAAGGAGCGCGGCTGCAAGCTCTCCGCCGAGGAGATCTACAGCATCGACCACTCCTCGCTGAAGGATGCCGTCGTGATCTTCGGCGGTGGCTGCACGGGTGAGATCGTCTCCCCCGAAGGCCTGCTCTTTACGAACCACCACTGCGGTTACAGCTCGATCCAGAGCCTCTCGTCGGTCGAACACGACTACCTGAAGTACGGCTTCTGGGCCATGTCCCGCCAGGAGGAGCTCCCGGCTCCCGGCCTTGAGGTGCGCTTCATCCGCAAGATTTCGGACGTGACGCCCGAGGTGATGGGCAACGTCCCCTCGATCGCTTCGCAGGAGGAGTACCAGCGGCTGACGCGAGAGAACATTCGGGCCGTCAAGGAGCGTCTGCGCAAGGAGAACCCCGGCATGGAGGTTGCCGTCGAGTCGTTCTTCGGCGGTAACCAGTTCTTCGCCTTCGTCATGGAGGTCTATACGGACGTGCGTCTGGTCGGTACGCCCCCTTCGTCGATCGGCAAGTTCGGCGGCGACACCGACAACTGGATGTGGCCGCGTCATACGGGCGATTTCTCGATCTTCCGCGTCTATGCCGGCAAGGACAACCGCCCGGCCGACTATTCGCCCGAAAATGTCCCCTACAAGGCCGAGAAGTTCCTCAAGGTCTCGCTCGACGGTTATGACGAGGGCGACTTTGCCATGATCATGGGATTCCCCGGCTCGACGGAGCGTTACGCTACCTCGTACGAGATCGACAACCTGCTCCGGGTCGAGAATCCCCAGCGGATCTTCATCCGCGGCGAGCGGCAGGCCATTCTCTGGCAGGACATGCTCTCGAGCGATGCCATCCGCATCCAGTATGCCTCGAAATACGCCCGATCGTCGAACTACTGGAAGAATTCAATCGGTATGTCGCGCGGCATCGAGAAACTCGACGTAAAGGCCCGCAAGGAGGCGCAGGAGGCTTCGTTCCAGGCCTGGGCCGAGAAGAACACGCTGCCCGAGGAGGGATATACCGATGCGCTGTCGAAGATCCGGCTGGCCGTCGAGAAAATGTCGCCCATCGGAGCTGCGCGTCAGTATCTGTCGGAGGCTTTCCTGGCTTCGGTCGAGCTGCTCTCGCCGGCGCGGCACTTTATCGGCAGCATGCGTACGATGGAGGTCAAAAAAGAGCTGGGTAATACGGACGAGCTGAAGTCCGAACTGGCTGACTGGTACAAGGATTACAGCCCCTCGACCGATCGCAAGGTGGCCAAGCGTATGCTCCGCATCGCACGTGAGAACATGAAGGTGCTGCCGTCGTTCTACGCGGAGATTGTCGACAAAGAGTTCGGCGGTGACATCGACGCCTATGTCGACGACCTCTACGACCGTTCGGTCTTCGCATCGGAGGAGCGCTTGATGGACCTCATCGACCATTATGATCCCGAGAAGGTGGCCGCAGATCCGGCCGTGGCACTCTCCAAGTCGGTCATGGGGCTCTTTGCGAAGCTCTCGGACGAGCTGAAGGAGCCGCAGACGCTCTACAAGGAGGGTCATCGCAAGTACATTGCCGGTCTGATGCTGCAGAATCCCGGCAAGGCCTGGGCTTCGGATGCCAACTTCACGATCCGTCTGACCTATGGGCGTGTACTCCCCTATTCGCCGGCCGACGGTATCGAATATAACTATTACACGACGCTGAAGGGTGTCATGGAGAAGGAGGATCCGAAGAATCCGCAGGAGTTCTACGTGCCCGAAAAGCTCAAGGAGCTCTATGCCGCCAGGGATTTCGGACGCTACGCCAACCGCAAGGGCGAACTGCCGGTTGCCTTCCTGGCCGACTGCGACATCACGGGCGGAAACTCCGGCTCGCCGGTCCTGAACGACCGCGGCGCGCTGATCGGTCTGGCCTTCGACGGCAACTGGGAGGCCATGTCGGGTGATGTGGCCTTCGAGCCCGCACTGCAGCGCACGATTTCGGTCGATATCCGCTACGTGCTCTTCATCGTCGACAAGTTTGCCGGTGCCGGCTGGCTGCTCGACGAGTTGCAGTTTGAATAG
- a CDS encoding pyridoxamine 5'-phosphate oxidase family protein, with the protein MEGSKMEGRKTEGVETEGLKTDVLPQGRPTEEPETGRFRFDNAEVRRRDRLLDEEAARELLRRGEYGVLSMVAEQGEAYGIPLSYVWNGEGCIYVHCAPEGRKLRCVDRVPEVSFCVVGATRVAPSKFTTAYESVVVRARAVRGIPVEERWRALRLLLEKYAPGECETGLHYAERSFARTEILRLEILAVSAKCKRVK; encoded by the coding sequence ATGGAAGGGTCAAAGATGGAGGGGCGGAAGACGGAAGGGGTTGAGACCGAAGGGTTGAAGACGGATGTGCTGCCACAGGGGAGGCCGACGGAGGAGCCGGAGACGGGCCGCTTCCGGTTTGACAATGCGGAGGTGCGCCGCCGCGACCGCCTGCTCGATGAAGAGGCGGCCCGCGAACTTTTGCGGCGGGGCGAATACGGGGTGCTCTCGATGGTGGCCGAGCAGGGGGAGGCCTATGGCATTCCGCTCAGCTATGTCTGGAACGGGGAGGGGTGTATCTATGTGCATTGTGCCCCCGAAGGACGGAAGCTCCGATGCGTGGACCGCGTGCCGGAGGTTTCGTTCTGTGTCGTGGGGGCGACCCGGGTGGCCCCTTCGAAGTTTACGACGGCCTATGAGAGTGTCGTCGTACGCGCCCGTGCCGTACGGGGGATCCCGGTCGAGGAGCGGTGGAGGGCGCTTCGCCTGCTGCTCGAAAAATATGCCCCCGGCGAGTGTGAAACGGGCCTGCACTACGCCGAACGCTCCTTTGCGCGGACCGAGATCCTGCGGCTCGAGATCCTTGCGGTGAGCGCCAAGTGCAAGCGTGTCAAATGA
- the nadA gene encoding quinolinate synthase NadA, whose translation MKGIKKKMNVDNSAELARRIEALKREKNAVILAHYYTTPEVQAVADFLGDSLALSIQAQKVDAQIILFAGVHFMAETAKVLCPEKKVLIPCPEAGCSLAESCDAKEFAAFKARYPGYKVVSYVNTTVEVKALTDICCTSSNALKVVQSLPDDQPLIFAPDRNLGSYIQKLTGRKNMVLWNGACHVHEEFSLEKLLQLKREHPEAKVVVHPECRDYIVQVADYVGSTAGILDYCGRSDARAFIVVTEAGILAEMHKRYPDKLFIPAPPDDEACGCNNCRYMKMVTLENICSALEKESPEILLDEQVRRAAERSIRNMIAIR comes from the coding sequence ATTAAAGGAATAAAAAAGAAAATGAACGTCGATAACTCCGCCGAACTCGCCCGCCGCATCGAGGCGCTCAAACGCGAGAAGAATGCCGTGATCCTGGCGCATTACTATACGACACCCGAAGTGCAGGCCGTAGCCGACTTCCTGGGGGATTCGCTGGCCCTCTCGATCCAGGCACAGAAGGTCGATGCGCAGATCATCCTCTTCGCCGGCGTCCACTTCATGGCCGAAACGGCCAAGGTACTCTGCCCGGAAAAGAAGGTGCTCATCCCCTGCCCCGAGGCGGGCTGCTCGCTGGCCGAATCGTGCGACGCAAAGGAGTTTGCCGCCTTCAAGGCCCGCTATCCCGGATACAAGGTGGTCTCGTATGTCAATACAACGGTCGAGGTCAAGGCCCTGACGGATATCTGCTGCACGTCGTCCAACGCCCTGAAGGTCGTTCAGTCGCTGCCCGACGACCAGCCGCTGATCTTCGCCCCGGACCGCAACCTGGGCTCCTATATTCAGAAGCTGACTGGGCGGAAGAACATGGTGCTCTGGAACGGCGCCTGCCATGTCCACGAGGAGTTCTCGCTCGAAAAGCTCCTGCAGCTCAAGCGGGAACATCCCGAGGCAAAGGTGGTCGTCCACCCCGAATGCCGCGACTATATCGTGCAGGTGGCCGACTACGTGGGTTCGACGGCCGGGATTCTCGACTACTGCGGACGCAGCGACGCCCGCGCGTTCATCGTCGTTACCGAGGCCGGCATCCTGGCCGAGATGCACAAGCGCTATCCCGACAAGCTCTTTATCCCGGCGCCGCCCGACGACGAGGCATGCGGCTGCAACAACTGCCGCTACATGAAGATGGTGACGCTCGAAAACATCTGTTCGGCTCTCGAAAAGGAGTCGCCCGAAATCCTCCTCGACGAGCAGGTGCGCCGTGCCGCCGAGCGTTCGATCCGTAACATGATTGCTATCCGGTAA
- a CDS encoding Mrp/NBP35 family ATP-binding protein — MEEKIRQLLASIVHPETGKDIVSSGFIEHLATAEGKVTVVLRFAKPRDPFAVKIKNQAETLLREAFPGAEVLVVIKEGGAAPRPEPKLSTTTGGIAKVIAVASGKGGVGKSTVTANLAIALRNMGFRVGVLDADIYGPSQPKMFGVEGYLPEAVEENGAEHIVPAESMDIKLMSIGFFIKPTDALLWRGAMAVSALKQMIHQTRWGTLDFLLADLPPGTGDVHLSIIGELKIDAAVIVSTPQQVAVADVVRGVEMFRNENVNIPVAGIIENMAWFTPAELPQNRYYLFGRGGARAYAEKSGVDFLGEIPIVQSIMEGAEEGRPATATHPEVEERYRSIAEKIVSKVMKNG; from the coding sequence ATGGAGGAAAAAATAAGGCAACTGCTCGCCTCGATCGTCCATCCCGAAACCGGAAAGGATATCGTCTCGAGCGGATTCATCGAACACCTGGCTACGGCCGAGGGCAAGGTGACCGTCGTGCTGCGCTTCGCCAAGCCGCGCGACCCCTTTGCCGTGAAGATCAAAAACCAGGCCGAAACGTTGCTGCGTGAGGCGTTCCCCGGCGCCGAAGTGCTCGTCGTCATCAAGGAGGGCGGCGCCGCACCGCGTCCCGAACCCAAACTCTCGACCACCACGGGCGGCATCGCCAAGGTCATTGCCGTGGCCTCGGGAAAGGGTGGGGTAGGGAAGTCGACCGTCACGGCCAACCTGGCCATCGCCCTGCGCAACATGGGATTCCGCGTCGGAGTGCTCGATGCCGACATCTACGGACCCTCGCAGCCCAAGATGTTCGGCGTGGAGGGCTACCTGCCCGAAGCCGTCGAGGAGAACGGCGCCGAACACATCGTCCCGGCCGAATCGATGGACATCAAGCTCATGTCGATCGGCTTCTTCATCAAGCCGACCGATGCGCTGCTGTGGCGCGGTGCCATGGCCGTGAGCGCCCTCAAGCAGATGATTCACCAGACGCGGTGGGGGACGCTGGACTTCCTGCTGGCGGATCTGCCTCCCGGAACGGGCGACGTGCATCTGTCGATCATCGGCGAACTGAAGATCGACGCCGCGGTGATCGTCTCCACGCCGCAGCAGGTGGCCGTGGCCGACGTGGTGCGCGGCGTGGAGATGTTCCGCAACGAGAATGTCAACATCCCGGTGGCGGGCATCATCGAAAACATGGCGTGGTTTACGCCGGCCGAACTGCCGCAGAACCGCTATTACCTCTTCGGACGGGGCGGAGCCCGGGCCTATGCCGAGAAGAGCGGAGTGGATTTCCTGGGTGAAATACCGATCGTTCAATCGATTATGGAGGGTGCAGAGGAGGGGCGTCCGGCTACGGCGACGCATCCCGAAGTGGAGGAGCGCTACCGCTCGATTGCGGAGAAGATTGTCAGCAAAGTGATGAAAAACGGTTGA
- the sppA gene encoding signal peptide peptidase SppA: MNFWKTFLAGVLAVVAGTILVFLFWIFLLLGIAGSMEKSVTVAPGSILKIDFSELLTDAPSNDPLAGIDVLTLQNTPQLALFKALRALEAAAADDRIRGIYLRMNGMGGIAGTALLEELRTALGEFRQSGKFIVAYNETYSQGQYYLASVADRIYLQPQGGIDWTGLASNVTFYKGLLDKLDLKVEVFRPTACRYKSAVEPFLLERMSPANREQMQELINSMWGTISGDVCAVRGIDSVEMRHLTDNLEVSLADEALKAGFVDGLLYEDQMNDVFAELGVEADGDDYRFVTLGQYAAQVGADLKNISADQVAIVYADGQIVDGEGSGRAVYGNTLAATLADVRRNDRIKAVVLRVNSPGGSALASDVIWREMELLREEKPVIVSMGSYAASGGYYISCPADAIVANRLTLTGSIGVYGMVLDSREALKNKLGITVDGVQSNTSSDFMGRGPLTSVQRAMLMRGVDQVYETFTQDVSEGRNLPLERVLEIAGGRVWSGEDALGIGLVDGCGGLKTALAVAVEKAGLGDNYRVVEVLDQPTGLSAILSSLNASLRMAFTRSDLGDMMKEYGEVREALSQQGVVMYSPVRVDMQ; this comes from the coding sequence ATGAATTTCTGGAAAACCTTTTTGGCCGGTGTGCTTGCCGTGGTGGCGGGTACGATTCTGGTCTTTTTGTTTTGGATTTTTCTGCTGCTCGGGATCGCCGGGTCGATGGAGAAGAGCGTGACGGTCGCCCCCGGGTCGATTCTGAAGATCGACTTTTCGGAGTTGTTGACCGATGCTCCGTCGAACGATCCGCTGGCGGGCATCGACGTGCTGACGCTTCAGAATACGCCGCAACTTGCATTGTTCAAGGCTTTGCGGGCGCTTGAAGCCGCGGCGGCCGACGACCGCATCCGGGGCATCTACCTGCGGATGAACGGCATGGGCGGAATTGCCGGAACGGCCCTGCTCGAGGAGCTGCGCACGGCCCTCGGGGAGTTCCGCCAGAGCGGCAAGTTCATCGTGGCCTACAACGAGACCTATTCGCAGGGACAGTACTACCTGGCTTCGGTGGCCGACCGCATCTATCTGCAGCCGCAGGGGGGCATCGACTGGACGGGACTGGCTTCGAATGTCACCTTCTACAAGGGGCTTCTGGACAAACTCGATCTGAAGGTCGAGGTCTTTCGTCCGACGGCCTGCCGTTACAAGAGCGCCGTCGAACCCTTTCTCCTCGAGCGTATGTCGCCGGCCAACCGCGAACAGATGCAGGAGCTCATCAATTCGATGTGGGGAACCATTTCGGGCGACGTCTGCGCGGTGCGCGGGATCGACTCCGTGGAGATGCGCCATCTGACCGACAACCTGGAGGTTTCGCTGGCCGACGAGGCGCTGAAGGCGGGATTTGTCGACGGGCTCCTCTACGAGGACCAGATGAATGACGTCTTTGCCGAACTGGGCGTGGAGGCCGACGGGGATGACTACCGCTTCGTGACGCTGGGACAGTATGCGGCCCAGGTGGGCGCCGATCTGAAGAATATCTCGGCCGATCAGGTGGCGATCGTCTATGCCGACGGACAGATCGTCGACGGCGAGGGTTCCGGCCGTGCGGTCTATGGCAATACGCTGGCCGCGACGCTGGCCGACGTGCGTCGCAACGACCGGATCAAGGCCGTCGTGCTGCGGGTCAACTCCCCCGGAGGCAGCGCACTGGCTTCGGATGTCATCTGGCGTGAAATGGAGCTGCTGCGGGAGGAGAAACCCGTGATCGTTTCGATGGGCTCCTATGCGGCCAGCGGCGGATACTACATTTCGTGTCCGGCCGATGCAATTGTGGCCAACCGGCTGACGCTGACCGGCTCGATCGGAGTCTACGGCATGGTGCTCGATTCGCGGGAGGCGCTGAAGAACAAACTGGGCATCACGGTCGACGGCGTGCAGAGCAACACCTCGTCGGATTTCATGGGCCGTGGACCGCTGACTTCGGTCCAGCGGGCGATGCTGATGCGTGGCGTGGACCAGGTCTACGAGACCTTCACGCAGGATGTCTCCGAGGGTCGCAATCTGCCGTTGGAACGGGTGCTGGAGATTGCCGGCGGCCGGGTCTGGTCGGGTGAGGATGCCCTTGGAATCGGGTTGGTCGACGGCTGCGGAGGTTTGAAGACGGCCCTTGCCGTTGCCGTGGAGAAGGCCGGATTAGGGGACAATTACCGGGTGGTGGAGGTTCTCGACCAGCCGACGGGTTTGTCGGCCATCCTTTCGTCGCTGAACGCCAGCCTGCGGATGGCCTTCACGCGTTCGGATTTGGGCGACATGATGAAGGAGTACGGCGAGGTCCGCGAGGCATTGAGCCAGCAGGGAGTGGTGATGTACTCCCCTGTCCGGGTCGACATGCAGTAA
- a CDS encoding 6-carboxytetrahydropterin synthase → MAVIRLTKEFSFEAAHALEGYDGPCREIHGHSYRFFVTVKGTPLCDASNPKCGMVMDFGVLKRIVNEEIVSRFDHSLVLKASETGEELYRVLSARFGNIITVDYQPTCENMLEDFAARISARLPQGVTLHSLRLHETATSFAEWFAEDNIRQ, encoded by the coding sequence ATGGCAGTAATTCGATTGACTAAGGAATTCTCCTTCGAGGCGGCACACGCGCTCGAAGGTTACGACGGCCCGTGCCGCGAGATCCACGGGCACTCCTACCGCTTTTTCGTCACGGTGAAGGGAACTCCCCTCTGCGATGCGTCGAACCCCAAATGCGGCATGGTGATGGATTTCGGCGTGCTGAAACGCATCGTCAACGAGGAGATCGTTTCGCGCTTCGACCATTCGCTCGTCCTCAAGGCCTCCGAGACCGGCGAGGAGCTTTACCGGGTTCTGTCGGCGCGCTTCGGCAACATCATCACCGTCGACTACCAGCCCACGTGCGAGAACATGCTCGAGGACTTTGCCGCACGCATCTCGGCGCGTCTGCCTCAGGGTGTGACGCTCCATTCGTTGCGGCTGCACGAAACGGCCACCTCGTTTGCCGAGTGGTTTGCCGAAGACAACATCCGACAATAA
- the polA gene encoding DNA polymerase I, giving the protein MKKLFLVDAYALIFKYYYAFLGRPMRNRAGMNTSVVFGFVKFLRDMLKREHPDLLGVAFDPPGGSFRREIFPEYKANRTETPEDILLSVPYVKRVLEAMRIPILEVQGYEADDVIGTLSRKGAEAGYDVYMVTPDKDYGQLVRNHCRIYKQRGSGGSIEIVGRDEIREKYGIDDPQLVRDILALWGDASDNIPGVPGIGEKGACKLVREWGPVENILENVAKIPGKQGEKIAAWADNLRLAKRLTTICLDVPIDLSAEELAVSEPRLDDLRTVFAELDFKAFLNDLSNLAPAEPLSDAPRQEAQTQLSDMARAKSAAARRAAMAGQGSLFGETPVIPPLPSVKPVPAAELQAEAAEEPFATAQTTPHEYTLVETADQLREVIAAVGRYEEFCFDTETTGLDIFNDRIVGLSLAVEPFRAWYIPFNEANTREYVEIIRPLFENEHIAKIGQNVKFDLMVLRQLGITIRGRFYDTMILHYLLDPESRHNMNVLAERYLNYRPIEIETLIGKGSKQLTMDLVNVERVKEYAAEDADVTLRLKQVLYPMVEQIGMHDLYFEIEEPMITVLADIEMAGVRIDTEALALYAVELNRKLAELEAAVRAETGEPNLNINSTRQLGEVLFAKMRIAEKPKMTRTKQFCTDEEYLQSFAHKHRIVDLILEYRGVKKLLSTYVEALPQLVNRRTGRIHTSFNQAVTATGRLSSTNPNLQNIPVRDEMGRRIRKAFIPSDEDHLLLSADYSQVELRLMAHLSGDEALIAAFEHGEDVHAATAARLFNKSIDEVTPEERRRAKTANFGIIYGISAFGLSQRLEIPRKEAKEIIDGYFASYPKVREYMEQVVAKAREDGFVTTIFGRRRYLNDITSHNAVARGLAERNAVNAPIQGSAADIMKIAMINVHRRFAAEGIRSRVILQVHDELVVDMLREEQDRVVRIVTECMETAAKLRVRLIADAGVGENWLEAH; this is encoded by the coding sequence ATGAAAAAACTCTTTCTGGTCGACGCCTATGCGTTGATTTTCAAGTATTATTACGCCTTTCTGGGGCGGCCCATGCGCAACCGTGCGGGGATGAACACCTCGGTGGTGTTCGGCTTCGTGAAGTTCCTGCGCGACATGCTCAAGCGCGAACATCCCGATCTGCTGGGGGTGGCGTTCGATCCTCCGGGCGGCAGTTTCCGGCGCGAGATCTTCCCCGAATACAAGGCCAACCGCACGGAGACCCCCGAGGACATTCTGTTGTCGGTACCCTATGTCAAACGGGTGCTGGAGGCGATGCGTATCCCGATCCTCGAGGTTCAGGGCTACGAGGCCGACGACGTGATCGGCACCCTTTCGAGGAAGGGGGCCGAGGCGGGTTATGACGTCTACATGGTGACCCCCGACAAGGATTACGGACAGCTGGTGCGCAACCACTGCCGCATCTACAAGCAGCGCGGATCCGGGGGGAGCATCGAGATTGTCGGCCGCGACGAAATCCGCGAGAAGTACGGCATCGACGACCCGCAGCTGGTGCGCGATATCCTGGCCCTGTGGGGCGATGCGTCGGACAACATTCCCGGCGTGCCGGGCATCGGCGAGAAGGGGGCCTGCAAACTGGTCCGCGAGTGGGGTCCGGTGGAGAACATCCTGGAGAACGTGGCGAAGATCCCCGGCAAACAGGGTGAGAAGATCGCCGCGTGGGCCGACAATCTGCGGCTGGCCAAACGGCTGACGACCATCTGCCTCGACGTGCCGATCGACCTCAGCGCGGAGGAGCTTGCGGTGAGCGAACCCCGTCTGGACGATCTTCGGACGGTCTTTGCCGAACTGGACTTCAAGGCTTTTCTGAACGATTTGTCGAATCTGGCCCCGGCCGAGCCCCTATCGGATGCTCCGCGCCAGGAGGCGCAGACCCAGTTGTCGGACATGGCGCGGGCCAAGTCGGCTGCGGCGCGCCGGGCCGCCATGGCGGGTCAGGGGAGTCTGTTCGGTGAGACGCCCGTCATCCCGCCGCTGCCGAGCGTGAAGCCCGTTCCGGCGGCCGAACTGCAGGCCGAGGCGGCGGAGGAACCCTTTGCCACAGCCCAGACCACGCCCCATGAATACACGCTCGTCGAGACGGCCGACCAACTGCGCGAGGTGATCGCCGCCGTGGGCCGCTACGAAGAGTTCTGCTTCGATACGGAGACCACGGGACTGGACATCTTCAACGACCGCATCGTGGGTCTTTCGCTGGCCGTCGAACCCTTCCGGGCGTGGTACATCCCCTTCAACGAGGCCAATACGCGCGAATACGTCGAGATTATCCGCCCGCTGTTCGAGAATGAACACATCGCCAAGATCGGCCAGAACGTCAAGTTCGACCTCATGGTGCTGCGGCAGCTGGGCATCACGATCCGCGGCCGCTTCTACGATACGATGATCCTCCACTACCTGCTCGATCCCGAGTCGCGTCACAACATGAACGTGCTGGCTGAGCGCTATCTGAACTACCGCCCGATCGAGATCGAGACGCTGATCGGCAAGGGCTCCAAACAGTTGACGATGGATCTGGTCAACGTCGAGCGGGTGAAGGAGTATGCGGCCGAGGATGCCGACGTGACGCTGCGGCTGAAGCAGGTGCTCTACCCCATGGTCGAACAGATCGGCATGCACGACCTCTACTTCGAGATCGAGGAGCCGATGATCACCGTGCTGGCCGACATCGAGATGGCGGGTGTTCGGATCGACACCGAGGCGCTGGCGCTCTATGCCGTGGAGCTGAACCGCAAGCTGGCGGAGCTGGAGGCGGCCGTACGGGCCGAGACCGGCGAGCCGAATCTGAACATCAACTCGACGCGTCAGCTGGGCGAGGTGCTCTTCGCGAAGATGCGCATTGCCGAGAAGCCGAAGATGACCCGCACGAAGCAGTTCTGCACCGACGAGGAGTACCTGCAGAGCTTCGCTCACAAACACCGCATCGTCGATCTGATTCTCGAGTACCGCGGTGTGAAGAAGCTGCTGTCGACCTACGTCGAGGCGCTGCCGCAGCTGGTCAACCGCCGTACGGGACGCATCCATACGTCGTTCAACCAGGCGGTGACGGCCACCGGGCGCCTCTCGTCGACGAATCCCAACCTGCAGAACATCCCCGTGCGCGACGAGATGGGGCGCCGCATCCGCAAGGCCTTCATCCCCTCGGATGAGGACCATCTGCTGCTGTCGGCCGACTACAGCCAGGTCGAACTGCGGCTGATGGCCCATCTGTCGGGTGACGAGGCGCTGATCGCCGCCTTCGAACACGGCGAGGATGTCCATGCCGCGACGGCCGCCCGGCTCTTCAACAAATCCATCGACGAGGTGACTCCCGAGGAGCGGCGTCGGGCCAAGACGGCCAATTTCGGCATCATCTACGGCATTTCGGCCTTCGGGCTGAGCCAGCGGCTGGAGATCCCGCGCAAGGAGGCCAAAGAGATCATCGACGGCTATTTCGCCTCCTACCCCAAGGTCCGCGAGTATATGGAGCAGGTGGTGGCGAAGGCCCGCGAGGACGGCTTCGTGACGACGATCTTCGGACGCCGCCGCTATCTGAACGACATCACGTCACATAACGCCGTGGCGCGGGGTCTGGCCGAGCGCAACGCCGTGAATGCCCCGATCCAGGGTTCGGCGGCCGACATCATGAAGATCGCCATGATCAACGTCCACCGGCGCTTTGCCGCCGAGGGGATCCGCTCGCGGGTGATCCTGCAGGTGCACGACGAACTGGTGGTCGACATGCTGCGCGAGGAGCAGGATCGGGTCGTACGCATCGTCACCGAGTGCATGGAGACGGCCGCGAAGCTCCGCGTACGGCTCATCGCCGATGCCGGCGTGGGCGAAAACTGGCTCGAAGCCCACTGA
- a CDS encoding aldo/keto reductase produces MIEPIYNPSPSRYDGMHYRRAGRSGILLPLLSLGMWHNFGSRQTFSKVREMAHYAFDRGIVHFDLANNYGPEYGTAEENFGRLMETSFRPYRDELFISTKAGYDMWPGPYGNWGSRKYLMASLDQSLRRMKLDYVDLFYSHRFDPATPLEETLQALVDIVRSGKALYVGLSRYPLEAARFAFDYLKRRDVPCLLFQDRYNLLDRMPAESGVLDLTVAEGSGFIVFSPLAQGLLTNRYLNGIPADSRMAENRTLHREVLDETMLRRLRGLDALARERGQSLAEMSLAWLLRDERITSVIIGASSTAQIEDNLRAMEHMEFSAEELARIEELLGA; encoded by the coding sequence ATGATCGAACCGATTTACAACCCTTCGCCGTCGCGTTACGACGGCATGCATTATCGGCGGGCGGGCCGCAGCGGGATTCTGCTGCCGTTGCTGTCGCTCGGGATGTGGCACAATTTCGGGAGTCGGCAGACCTTCTCGAAGGTCCGCGAGATGGCCCATTACGCCTTCGACCGGGGCATCGTCCACTTCGATCTGGCGAACAATTACGGCCCGGAGTACGGCACGGCCGAGGAGAACTTCGGGCGTCTGATGGAGACCTCGTTCCGCCCCTACCGCGACGAACTCTTCATCTCGACCAAGGCCGGTTATGACATGTGGCCGGGTCCCTACGGCAACTGGGGTTCGCGCAAGTACCTCATGGCGAGCCTCGACCAGAGTCTGCGCCGCATGAAGCTCGACTACGTGGATCTCTTCTATTCGCACCGTTTCGATCCCGCGACGCCGCTCGAGGAGACGCTGCAGGCCCTGGTCGACATCGTTCGCAGCGGCAAGGCGCTCTACGTGGGGCTGTCGCGTTATCCGCTCGAGGCGGCGCGGTTTGCCTTCGACTATCTGAAGCGGCGCGACGTACCCTGCCTGCTTTTTCAGGACCGTTACAACCTGCTCGATCGCATGCCGGCGGAATCGGGCGTACTGGATCTCACGGTTGCCGAGGGTTCGGGCTTCATCGTCTTCTCGCCGCTGGCGCAGGGGTTGCTGACGAACCGCTATCTGAACGGCATACCGGCCGATTCGCGCATGGCCGAGAACCGGACGCTCCATCGCGAGGTGCTCGACGAGACGATGTTGCGTCGTCTGCGGGGGCTCGATGCCCTGGCGCGCGAACGCGGACAGTCGCTGGCCGAGATGTCGCTGGCGTGGCTGCTTCGCGACGAGCGCATCACCTCGGTGATCATCGGCGCCAGCTCCACGGCGCAGATCGAGGACAATCTCCGTGCGATGGAGCACATGGAGTTTTCGGCCGAAGAGCTTGCGCGCATCGAGGAGCTGCTGGGAGCGTGA